In one window of Anser cygnoides isolate HZ-2024a breed goose chromosome 3, Taihu_goose_T2T_genome, whole genome shotgun sequence DNA:
- the GPRC6A gene encoding G-protein coupled receptor family C group 6 member A, with protein MAIFSFLIACFVISADIASSCQNTDDFVGASSPGDIVIGGLFAVHSEMLHPEEHPIKPVIQNCAGFEIQVFLQTLAMIHAIEMINNSTLLSGVTLGYEIYDTCAEVTKAMASTLRFLSKFNSSKDIVEFKCNYSDYIPRIKAVTGASYSEVSMAVSRLLALQLIPQVSPASSAEILSDKIRFPSFFRTIPSDFHQTRAMAHLICESGWNWIGVIATDDDNGRFALESFGVQAMSNNVCIAFKELLPAYLSDKTFHTKVDHAVEKIVKETRVNVIVVFMRQFHVLKLFKKAIERNVNKIWIASDNWSTAVKISTMPNIRQLGTVVGFGFKSGNITTFQDFLRNLHEKPTENNKFLGEYIMLLSVCAHLEYHDFQMCISNQSQDDLMQNVENKQHIWRDDFLNANIEPGFIHSTILAVYAIAHAIKGQCKTRNCKDPSAFTPWELLEELKKVRVIDDDKEIKFDSKGDMRTSYDVLLWKEIDGRMEITTMAEYDTEKGDFIFEDDEKKKEFLNLKKVQSTCSQHCRPGQMKKVTESPHTCCYECVYCPENHYSNQTDMDYCYRCHNKTYWAPVNSTTCYRKTIHFLSWTDWFAIFLLLLSSFGVVMIFSISVIFTKNLNTPVVKASGGLTVCYVILLSHFCIFLSTIFFIGEPTEFKCKTRQSLFGISFALCVSCILIKSLKILLAFSFDPKLQNLLKCAYKPIPIVVTCTGIQVIICTFWLVFRTPFVMQNFSIPGSIILECNEGSVVAFGIMLGYIAALAFICFIFAFKGRKLPENYNEAKFITFGMLIYFIAWIVFIPVYATTFGKYLPAVEIIVVLISNYGILCCTFLPKCYIIIYKQETNTKSAFLKMIYTYSSKSAGSVAVSQISLDSKSSGSQATVSGSCKAEKNSANGNCLFQVPGQKQIKEKILPKSAVRCVSRKRLSSI; from the exons ATGGCAATATTTAGCTTTCTGATCGCCTGCTTTGTGATCAGCGCTGACATCGCCTCCTCTTGCCAGAATACTGACGACTTTGTGGGTGCCAGCTCTCCAGGAGACATTGTTATAGGAGGCTTGTTTGCAGTTCACAGCGAAATGCTGCATCCAGAAGAGCATCCCATCAAGCCAGTCATTCAGAACTGTGCTGG CTTCGAAATTCAAGTTTTTCTTCAGACACTTGCAATGATACATGCTATTGAAATGATCAACAATTCGACATTATTATCTGGAGTTACTCTGGGCTATGAAATCTATGACACCTGTGCAGAAGTTACAAAAGCCATGGCATCTACCCTGAGGTTCCTGTCTAAATTCAATTCTTCTAAGGATATTGTAGAGTTCAAGTGTAACTATTCAGACTACATACCAAGAATTAAGGCAGTCACTGGAGCCAGTTACTCTGAGGTGTCAATGGCAGTTTCAAGGCTGCTGGCATTGCAACTAATCCCACAG GTCAGTCCTGCATCGTCGGCTGAAATCCTCAGTGACAAAATCCGGTTTCCTTCATTCTTCAGGACTATCCCCAGTGATTTCCACCAGACAAGAGCAATGGCCCACCTGATCTGTGAGTCTGGGTGGAATTGGATTGGAGTAATAGCCACTGATGATGACAACGGGCGCTTTGCTCTGGAGAGCTTTGGGGTCCAGGCCATGTCAAACAATGTTTGCATAGCTTTTAAAGAACTGCTGCCTGCCTATCTCTCTGACAAAACCTTTCATACCAAAGTTGATCATGCAGTCGAGAAGATTGTCAAGGAAACCAGAGTAAATGTTATTGTAGTCTTTATGAGACAATTCCATGTGCTCAAGCTATTTAAGAAGGCAATTgagagaaatgtaaataaaatttgGATTGCAAGTGATAACTGGTCAACAGCAGTGAAAATCAGTACAATGCCCAATATCAGACAGCTGGGAACTGTTGTGGGATTTGGATTTAAGAGTGGAAACATAACCACATTCCAAGACTTTCTGAGGAACCTTCATGAAAAGCCCACTGAAAACAACAAGTTTTTAGGTGAATATATTATGCTTTTGTCAGTCTGTGCACACCTGGAATATCACGATTTTCAAATGTGCATTTCAAACCAATCCCAGGATGATCTGATGCAAAATGTTGAGAATAAACAACACATCTGGAGAGATGATTTTTTGAATGCCAACATTGAACCCGGATTTATCCATAGTACTATACTTGCAGTCTATGCCATTGCTCACGCCATTAAAGGGCAATGCAAAACCAGAAACTGCAAGGATCCCTCTGCTTTCACTCCCTGGGAG cTCCTTGAAGAACTTAAAAAAGTTAGAGTCATCGATGATGATAAAGAAATCAAGTTTGACTCCAAAGGAGATATGAGAACTAGTTATGATGTACTTCTCTGGAAAGAAATTGATGGTCGCATGGAAATCACCACTATGGCAGAATATGACACAGAGAAAGGTGACTTTATCTTTGAggatgatgagaaaaaaaaagaatttctgaacTTAAAG AAGGTTCAATCAACgtgctcccagcactgcagaCCGGGACAGATGAAAAAGGTTACAGAAAGTCCACACACATGCTGCTACGAGTGTGTTTACTGCCCGGAAAACCATTACAGCAATCAAACAG aTATGGATTACTGCTACCGGTGCCACAACAAAACCTACTGGGCTCCTGTGAACAGTACTACGTGCTACAGGAAGACGATCCACTTCCTCAGCTGGACTGACTGGTTTGCTAttttcctgctcctcctctccAGTTTTGGGGTTGTGATGATTTTCTCCATCAGTGTCATATTTACTAAAAACTTGAACACGCCGGTGGTAAAGGCATCCGGAGGTTTAACTGTCTGCTATGTTATcctcctcagccacttctgcatttttttaagcacCATCTTTTTCATAGGTGAACCCACAGAATTCAAATGCAAAACTAGGCAATCCCTCTTTGGCATAAGCTTTGCACTTTgtgtttcatgtattttaataaagtcGCTAAAAATTTTACTAGCCTTCAGCTTTGATCCCAAGCTGCAGAATCTCCTGAAATGTGCATATAAACCTATTCCCATTGTGGTCACCTGCACTGGGATTCAAGTTATCATTTGCACCTTCTGGCTAGTATTTAGGACTCCTTTCGTAATGCAAAATTTCTCAATTCCAGGATCAATAATTCTAGAGTGTAATGAGGGCTCTGTTGTGGCTTTTGGGATTATGCTGGGCTACATAGCTGCTCTAGCCTTCATCTGCTTTATATTTGCCTTTAAAGGCAGGAAGTTACCAGAGAACTACAATGAAGCTAAGTTCATAACCTTTGGCATGCTGATCTATTTTATAGCATGGATTGTATTCATCCCTGTCTACGCAACTACATTTGGCAAATACCTGCCAGCAGTGGAAATCATTGTTGTTTTAATATCCAATTATGGGATTCTCTGTTGCACATTTCTTCCTAAGTGCTATATCATAATTTACAAGCAAGAAACAAACACGAAGTCTGCCTTTCTCAAGATGATTTACACGTACTCTTCCAAGAGTGCAGGCAGTGTTGCTGTTAGCCAGATTTCCTTGGATTCAAAGTCTTCCGGCTCCCAAGCTACTGTCTCAGGCTCGTGTAAAGCTGAGAAAAACTCTGCAAATGGAAACTGCCTTTTTCAAGTGCCTGGgcagaagcaaataaaagagaaaattcttcCTAAAAGTGCAGTAAGATGTGTGTCCAGGAAAAGACTGTCCAGCATATGA
- the FAM162B gene encoding protein FAM162B, producing the protein MLPPCLRPGRLLPAPPTRPAATRGAAAATGGGPARGPGAGRAEQAHKVVASYKPSKFDRKILLWTGRFKMEEEIPPRIPPEMLDRARNKARVKACYIMIGLSIVACFAVIASAKKAAARHESLTSWNLAKKAKWRKEAALAAESKTK; encoded by the exons ATGCTCCCGCCGTGCCTCCGCCCCGGGCggctgctgccggccccgccgACCCGCCCGGCCGCCACGCGGGGAGCGGCGGCTGCCACCGGAGGGGGGCCCGCCCGGGGACCCGGAGCCGGCCGCG ctgagcAGGCTCACAAGGTGGTTGCGAGTTACAAACCCTCCAAGTTCGACAGAAAAATCCTCCTCTGGACCGGCCGCTTCAAGATGGAAGAAGAGATTCCTCCAAGGATCCC GCCAGAGATGCTAGACAGGGCAAGGAACAAAGCTCGAGTTAAAGCTTGTTACATCATGATTGGCCTTTCCATTGTTGCCTGTTTTGCAGTGATTGCTTCAGCAAAAAAG gctgctgcacGCCATGAGTCCTTAACAAGCTGGAATTTGGCAAAGAAGGCCAAGTGGCGGAAAGAGGCTGCGCTAGCAGCAGAGTCAAAGACGAAGTAA